The following coding sequences are from one Arachis hypogaea cultivar Tifrunner chromosome 7, arahy.Tifrunner.gnm2.J5K5, whole genome shotgun sequence window:
- the LOC112701730 gene encoding uncharacterized protein: MLYATRFMVSVRQIPNFVLLSTLPPSWTSLHFHSEPPSLAEVDDAVDSFTRMLSMRRTPPIIQFNKILGSLAKTKHFHAAVSLFQKLQAKGIAPDLFTLNILINCCCGMGRMTLAFSVLAKIFRMGFQSDTITLTTILKGLCLCGNVEKALHFHDIVRAHGFHFNQVTYGTLINGLCKSGHTSVAIQVLRKIPQYGIVPNVVMYSAIIDSLCKDTLVSEAFLLYSEMLAMGISPNVITYTTLIYGLCLAGQLKEAIHILNHMMLKNITPNVQTYSILIDGLCKEGKIKDANNVLAVMTKHGVKPDVVTYNSLMDGHCLVNQVNKAKYVFNTMAQSSVSPNVCSYNIMINGLCKSKMVNDALNLFEEMRCKNLVPDIFTYTTLIDGLGKSRRILCAVELLEKMHDRGQHADIFTYNSLLHALFSMKQHDNALMLFNQMKESGIDPDICTYNILLDGLCKNGRLKNAKEIFQDLSIKGYRPDVKTYTIMIKGLCKEGLLHEALAFLSKMEDNGCLPNAVTYEIIIGALFEKGENDNAEKLLREMISRGLLQG; the protein is encoded by the coding sequence ATGTTGTATGCAACAAGGTTTATGGTTTCTGTTCGTCAAATCCCTAATTTTGTTCTACTCTCCACTCTCCCTCCTTCCTGGACAAGCCTTCACTTTCATTCTGAGCCTCCATCCCTTGCTGAAGTTGACGATGCTGTTGATTCCTTTACTCGCATGCTCTCTATGCGTCGTACTCCTCCCATCATCCAATTTAACAAGATTTTGGGATCCCTTGCCAAGACGAAGCATTTCCACGCCGCCGTTTCCCTTTTTCAGAAATTGCAAGCCAAGGGAATCGCTCCCGACTTATTTACTTTGAACATCTTAATCAATTGTTGTTGCGGCATGGGTCGTATGACGCTTGCTTTCTCTGTATTGGCCAAGATTTTCAGGATGGGTTTTCAGTCTGATACCATAACGTTGACAACAATCCTGAAAGGTCTCTGTCTCTGTGGTAATGTTGAAAAAGCACTGCACTTCCATGACATAGTGCGGGCTCATGGATTTCACTTTAATCAAGTCACCTATGGGACCTTGATTAATGGACTCTGTAAGAGCGGACACACATCAGTTGCTATTCAAGTGTTGAGAAAGATCCCACAGTATGGGATTGTTCCTAATGTTGTCATGTACAGTGCAATTATTGATAGCCTCTGCAAGGATACACTTGTAAGTGAGGCTTTTCTTTTGTACTCTGAAATGCTTGCTATGGGAATTTCTCCAAATGTTATCACTTACACTACTCTGATTTATGGATTGTGCCTTGCGGGTCAGCTTAAGGAAGCCATTCATATATTAAATCATATGATGCTCAAAAACATTACTCCAAATGTTCAGACCTATAGTATTTTGATCGATGGGCTATGCAAGGAAGGAAAGATCAAAGATGCTAACAACGTGTTGGCTGTGATGACAAAACATGGTGTGAAACCAGATGTGGTTACTTATAACAGCTTAATGGATGGGCATTGTTTGGTTAATCAGGTAAATAAGGCAAAATATGTATTCAACACAATGGCCCAAAGTAGTGTGTCTCCTAATGTTTGTAGTTACAATATCATGATTAATGGCTTGTGCAAAAGTAAAATGGTCAATGATGCCTTGAATCTCTTTGAAGAGATGCGTTGCAAGAACTTGGTTCCCGACATATTTACTTACACTACTTTAATTGATGGCTTGGGAAAATCAAGGAGAATCCTTTGTGCTGTGGAGCTTCTTGAAAAGATGCATGATAGAGGTCAACATGCTGATATATTCACTTACAATTCCTTGCTGCATGCTTTGTTCAGTATGAAACAACATGACAACGCACTTATGTTATTCAATCAAATGAAAGAGAGTGGCATTGATCCAGATATATGTACATACAACATACTTTTAGATGGCctgtgcaaaaatggaagactTAAAAATgcaaaagagatatttcaagatcTTTCCATTAAAGGCTATCGTCCAGATGTGAAGACATACACCATTATGATCAAAGGGCTTTGCAAAGAGGGCCTGCTTCATGAAGCATTGGCTTTCTTGTCAAAAATGGAAGACAATGGTTGCTTACCGAATGCTGTGACTTATGAAATAATCATTGGTGCTCTGTTTGAAAAAGGTGAAAATGATAACGCGGAGAAACTTCTTCGTGAAATGATATCTAGAGGCCTATTGCAAGGATAA
- the LOC112703841 gene encoding uncharacterized protein isoform X1, with protein MLYATRFRVSVRQIPNFVPLSTLPPSWTKLHFHSEPPSLGEVDDAVDSFTRMLSMRRTPPIFQFNKILGSLAKTKHFHAAVSLFQQLQAKGIAPDLFTLNILINCCCGMGRMTLAFSVLAKIFRMGFQSDTITLTTILKGLCLCGNVEKALHFHDIVRAHGFQLNEVTYGTLVNGLCKAGHTAAAIQVLRKIPQYGIVPNVVIYNAIIDSLCKDTLVSEAFLLCSEMLAMGISPDAITYTTLIYGLCLAGQLKEAIHILNHMMLENITPDVQTYNTLIDGLCKEGKIKDAKNVLAVMTKHGVKPNVFTYNNLMDGHCLVNQVNKAKYVFNTMAQSSVSPNVCSYNIMINGLCKSKMVNDALNLLEEMHCKNLVPDMFTYNTLIDGLGKSRRIRCAAQLLEKMHDRGQHADIFTYSSLLDALFSMKQHDKALMLFNQMKESGIDPNIYTYSILIDGLCKNGRLKNAKEIFQDLSIKGYRPDVKTYTIMINGLCKEGLLHEALAFLSKMEDNGCLPNAVTYEIIIRALFERGDNDNAEKLLREMISRGLLQG; from the coding sequence ATGTTGTATGCAACAAGGTTTAGGGTTTCTGTTCGTCAAATCCCTAATTTTGTTCCACTCTCCACTCTCCCTCCTTCCTGGACAAAACTTCACTTTCATTCTGAGCCTCCATCCCTTGGTGAAGTTGACGATGCTGTTGATTCCTTTACTCGCATGCTCTCTATGCGTCGTACTCCTCCCATCTTCCAGTTTAACAAGATTTTGGGATCCCTTGCCAAGACGAAGCATTTCCACGCCGCCGTTTCCCTTTTTCAGCAATTGCAAGCCAAGGGAATCGCTCCCGACTTATTTACTTTGAACATCTTAATCAATTGTTGTTGCGGCATGGGTCGTATGACGCTTGCTTTCTCTGTATTGGCCAAGATTTTCAGGATGGGTTTTCAGTCTGATACCATAACGTTGACAACAATCCTGAAAGGTCTCTGTCTCTGTGGTAATGTTGAAAAAGCACTGCACTTCCATGACATAGTACGGGCTCATGGATTTCAGCTTAATGAAGTCACCTATGGGACCTTGGTTAATGGACTCTGTAAGGCCGGACACACGGCAGCTGCTATTCAAGTGTTGAGAAAGATCCCACAGTATGGGATTGTTCCTAATGTTGTCATCTACAACGCAATTATTGATAGCCTCTGCAAGGATACACTTGTAAGTGAGGCTTTTCTTTTGTGCTCTGAAATGCTTGCTATGGGAATTTCTCCCGATGCTATCACTTACACTACTCTGATTTATGGATTGTGCCTTGCGGGTCAGCTTAAGGAAGCCATTCATATATTAAATCATATGATGCTCGAAAACATTACTCCAGATGTTCAGACATATAATACTTTGATCGATGGGCTATGCAAGGAAGGAAAGATCAAAGATGCTAAGAACGTGTTGGCTGTGATGACAAAACATGGTGTGAAACCTAATGTGTTTACTTATAACAACTTAATGGATGGGCATTGTTTGGTTAATCAAGTAAATAAGGCAAAATATGTATTCAACACAATGGCCCAAAGTAGTGTGTCTCCTAATGTTTGTAGTTACAATATCATGATTAATGGCTTGTGCAAAAGTAAAATGGTCAATGATGCCTTGAATCTCCTTGAAGAGATGCATTGCAAGAACTTGGTTCCCGACATGTTTACTTACAATACTCTAATTGATGGCTTGGGAAAATCAAGGAGAATCCGTTGTGCTGCGCAGCTTCTTGAAAAGATGCATGATAGAGGTCAACATGCTGATATATTCACTTACAGTTCCTTGCTGGATGCTTTGTTCAGTATGAAACAACATGACAAGGCACTTATGTTATTCAATCAAATGAAAGAGAGCGGCATTGAtccaaatatatatacatacagcATACTTATAGATGGCttgtgcaaaaatggaagactTAAAAATgcaaaagagatatttcaagatcTTTCCATTAAAGGCTATCGTCCAGATGTGAAGACATACACCATTATGATCAATGGGCTTTGCAAAGAGGGCCTGCTTCATGAAGCATTGGCTTTCTTGTCGAAAATGGAAGACAATGGTTGCTTACCGAATGCTGTGACTTATGAAATAATCATTCGTGCTCTGTTTGAAAGAGGTGACAATGATAACGCCGAGAAACTTCTTCGTGAAATGATATCTAGAGGCCTATTGCAAGGATAA
- the LOC112701734 gene encoding glucan endo-1,3-beta-glucosidase 4 — translation METLMAKLMVLILFLSMIAPKRVFAEYEQWCIADPQSSDDELQAALNWACGSGGADCRKIQVNQPCYYPNTLKDHASYAFNNYFQKFKHRGGSCFFRGAAITTEADPSHGSCHFDLIP, via the exons ATGGAAACATTAATGGCCAAGTTAATGGTTCTGATTCTTTTCCTATCCATGATTGCACCAAAAAGGG TGTTTGCTGAATATGAGCAATGGTGCATAGCTGATCCGCAAAGCAGCGACGATGAGTTGCAGGCAGCGCTGAATTGGGCTTGTGGAAGTGGAGGTGCAGATTGTAGAAAAATCCAAGTGAACCAACCATGCTATTATCCAAACACTTTGAAAGACCATGCTTCCTATGCCTTCAACAACTACTTTCAGAAGTTCAAGCACAGAGGTGGTTCTTGTTTCTTCAGAGGTGCTGCCATTACAACAGAAGCAGATCCTA GTCATGGTTCTTGCCACTTTGACTTGATTCCCTAA
- the LOC114924199 gene encoding uncharacterized protein, whose translation MLYATRFMVSVRQIPNFVPLSTLPPSWTSLHFHSEPPSLAEVDDAVDSFTRMLSMRRTPPIIQFNKILGSLAKTKHFHAAVSLFQQLQAKGIAPDLFTLNILINCCCGMGRMKLAFSVLAKIFRMGFQSDTITLTTILKGLCLCGNVEKALHFHDRVRAHGFQFDQITYGTLVNGLCKTGHTAAAIQELKKIPRYGIVPNVVMYSAIIDSLCKDTLVSEAFHLYSEMLAMGISPNVITYRTLIYGLCLAGQFKAAIDILNHMMLKNITPGVRTYSILIDGLCKEGKIKDANNVLAVMTKHGVKPDVVTYNSLMDGHCLVNQVNKAKYVFNTMAQSSVSPNVCSYNIMINGLCKSKMVNDALNLFEEMRCKNLVPDIFTYSTLIDGLGKSRRILCAVELLEKMHDRGQHADIFTYNSLLDALFSMKQHDNALMLFNQMKESGIDPDIYTYSILIDGLCRSGRLINAKEIFQDLSIKGHRPDVKTYTIMIKGLCKEGLLHEALAFLSKMEDNGCLPDALTYEIIVGALFEKGENDNAEKLLREMISRGLLQG comes from the coding sequence ATGTTGTATGCAACAAGGTTTATGGTTTCCGTTCGTCAAATCCCTAATTTTGTTCCACTCTCCACTCTCCCTCCTTCCTGGACAAGCCTTCACTTTCATTCTGAGCCTCCATCCCTTGCTGAAGTTGACGATGCTGTTGATTCCTTTACTCGCATGCTCTCTATGCGTCGTACTCCTCCCATCATCCAATTTAACAAGATTTTGGGATCCCTTGCCAAGACGAAGCATTTCCACGCCGCCGTTTCCCTTTTTCAGCAATTGCAAGCCAAGGGAATCGCTCCCGACTTATTTACTTTGAACATCTTAATCAATTGTTGTTGCGGCATGGGTCGTATGAAGCTTGCTTTCTCTGTATTGGCCAAGATTTTCAGGATGGGTTTTCAGTCTGATACCATAACGTTGACAACAATCCTGAAAGGTCTCTGTCTCTGTGGTAATGTTGAAAAAGCACTGCACTTCCATGACAGAGTGCGGGCTCATGGATTTCAGTTTGATCAAATCACCTATGGGACCTTGGTTAATGGACTCTGTAAGACCGGACACACAGCAGCTGCTATTCAAGAGTTGAAAAAGATCCCACGGTATGGGATTGTTCCTAATGTTGTCATGTACAGCGCAATTATTGATAGCCTCTGCAAGGATACACTtgtaagtgaggcttttcatttaTACTCCGAAATGCTTGCTATGGGAATTTCTCCCAATGTTATCACTTACAGGACTCTGATTTATGGATTGTGCCTTGCGGGTCAATTTAAGGCAGCCATTGATATACTAAATCATATGATGCTCAAAAACATTACTCCAGGTGTTCGGACCTATAGTATTTTGATCGATGGGCTATGCAAGGAAGGAAAGATCAAAGATGCTAACAACGTGTTGGCTGTGATGACAAAACATGGTGTGAAACCAGATGTGGTTACTTATAACAGCTTAATGGATGGGCATTGTTTGGTTAATCAGGTAAATAAGGCAAAATATGTATTCAACACAATGGCCCAAAGTAGTGTGTCTCCTAATGTTTGTAGTTACAATATCATGATTAATGGCTTGTGCAAAAGTAAAATGGTCAATGATGCCTTGAATCTCTTTGAAGAGATGCGTTGCAAGAACTTGGTTCCCGACATATTTACTTACAGTACTTTAATTGATGGCTTGGGAAAATCAAGGAGAATCCTTTGTGCTGTGGAGCTTCTTGAAAAGATGCATGATAGAGGTCAACATGCTGATATATTCACTTACAATTCCTTGCTGGATGCTTTGTTCAGTATGAAACAACATGACAACGCACTTATGTTATTCAATCAAATGAAAGAGAGTGGCATTGATCcagatatatatacatacagcATACTTATAGATGGCCTGTGCAGAAGTGGAAGACTTATAAATgcaaaagagatatttcaagatcTTTCCATTAAAGGCCATCGTCCAGATGTGAAGACATACACCATTATGATCAAAGGGCTTTGCAAAGAGGGCCTGCTTCATGAAGCATTGGCTTTCTTGTCAAAAATGGAAGACAATGGTTGCTTACCGGATGCTCTGACTTATGAAATAATCGTTGGTGCTCTGTTTGAAAAAGGTGAAAATGATAACGCGGAGAAACTTCTTCGTGAAATGATATCTAGAGGCCTATTGCAAGGATAA
- the LOC112701733 gene encoding glucan endo-1,3-beta-glucosidase 4-like, protein METLMAKLMVLILFLSMIAPKRVFTEYEQWCIADPQSSDDELQAALNWACGSEGADCSKIQGNQPSYYPNTLKDHASYAFNSYFQKFKHRGGSCFFRGAAITTEADPSHGSCHFDLIP, encoded by the exons ATGGAAACACTAATGGCCAAGTTAATGGTTCTGATTCTTTTCCTATCCATGATTGCACCAAAAAGGG TGTTTACTGAATATGAGCAATGGTGCATAGCTGATCCGCAAAGCAGCGACGATGAGTTGCAGGCAGCGCTGAATTGGGCTTGTGGAAGTGAAGGTGCAGATTGTAGCAAAATCCAAGGGAACCAACCAAGCTATTATCCAAACACTTTGAAAGACCATGCTTCGTATGCCTTCAACAGCTATTTTCAGAAGTTCAAGCACAGAGGTGGTTCTTGTTTCTTCAGAGGTGCTGCCATTACAACAGAAGCAGATCCTA GTCATGGTTCTTGCCACTTTGACTTGATTCCCTAA
- the LOC112703841 gene encoding uncharacterized protein isoform X2: MLYATRFRVSVRQIPNFVPLSTLPPSWTKLHFHSEPPSLGEVDDAVDSFTRMLSMRRTPPIFQFNKILGSLAKTKHFHAAVSLFQQLQAKGIAPDLFTLNILINCCCGMGRMTLAFSVLAKIFRMGFQSDTITLTTILKGLCLCGNVEKALHFHDIVRAHGFQLNEVTYGTLVNGLCKAGHTAAAIQVLRKIPQYGIVPNVVIYNAIIDSLCKDTLLKEAIHILNHMMLENITPDVQTYNTLIDGLCKEGKIKDAKNVLAVMTKHGVKPNVFTYNNLMDGHCLVNQVNKAKYVFNTMAQSSVSPNVCSYNIMINGLCKSKMVNDALNLLEEMHCKNLVPDMFTYNTLIDGLGKSRRIRCAAQLLEKMHDRGQHADIFTYSSLLDALFSMKQHDKALMLFNQMKESGIDPNIYTYSILIDGLCKNGRLKNAKEIFQDLSIKGYRPDVKTYTIMINGLCKEGLLHEALAFLSKMEDNGCLPNAVTYEIIIRALFERGDNDNAEKLLREMISRGLLQG, translated from the exons ATGTTGTATGCAACAAGGTTTAGGGTTTCTGTTCGTCAAATCCCTAATTTTGTTCCACTCTCCACTCTCCCTCCTTCCTGGACAAAACTTCACTTTCATTCTGAGCCTCCATCCCTTGGTGAAGTTGACGATGCTGTTGATTCCTTTACTCGCATGCTCTCTATGCGTCGTACTCCTCCCATCTTCCAGTTTAACAAGATTTTGGGATCCCTTGCCAAGACGAAGCATTTCCACGCCGCCGTTTCCCTTTTTCAGCAATTGCAAGCCAAGGGAATCGCTCCCGACTTATTTACTTTGAACATCTTAATCAATTGTTGTTGCGGCATGGGTCGTATGACGCTTGCTTTCTCTGTATTGGCCAAGATTTTCAGGATGGGTTTTCAGTCTGATACCATAACGTTGACAACAATCCTGAAAGGTCTCTGTCTCTGTGGTAATGTTGAAAAAGCACTGCACTTCCATGACATAGTACGGGCTCATGGATTTCAGCTTAATGAAGTCACCTATGGGACCTTGGTTAATGGACTCTGTAAGGCCGGACACACGGCAGCTGCTATTCAAGTGTTGAGAAAGATCCCACAGTATGGGATTGTTCCTAATGTTGTCATCTACAACGCAATTATTGATAGCCTCTGCAAGGATACACTT CTTAAGGAAGCCATTCATATATTAAATCATATGATGCTCGAAAACATTACTCCAGATGTTCAGACATATAATACTTTGATCGATGGGCTATGCAAGGAAGGAAAGATCAAAGATGCTAAGAACGTGTTGGCTGTGATGACAAAACATGGTGTGAAACCTAATGTGTTTACTTATAACAACTTAATGGATGGGCATTGTTTGGTTAATCAAGTAAATAAGGCAAAATATGTATTCAACACAATGGCCCAAAGTAGTGTGTCTCCTAATGTTTGTAGTTACAATATCATGATTAATGGCTTGTGCAAAAGTAAAATGGTCAATGATGCCTTGAATCTCCTTGAAGAGATGCATTGCAAGAACTTGGTTCCCGACATGTTTACTTACAATACTCTAATTGATGGCTTGGGAAAATCAAGGAGAATCCGTTGTGCTGCGCAGCTTCTTGAAAAGATGCATGATAGAGGTCAACATGCTGATATATTCACTTACAGTTCCTTGCTGGATGCTTTGTTCAGTATGAAACAACATGACAAGGCACTTATGTTATTCAATCAAATGAAAGAGAGCGGCATTGAtccaaatatatatacatacagcATACTTATAGATGGCttgtgcaaaaatggaagactTAAAAATgcaaaagagatatttcaagatcTTTCCATTAAAGGCTATCGTCCAGATGTGAAGACATACACCATTATGATCAATGGGCTTTGCAAAGAGGGCCTGCTTCATGAAGCATTGGCTTTCTTGTCGAAAATGGAAGACAATGGTTGCTTACCGAATGCTGTGACTTATGAAATAATCATTCGTGCTCTGTTTGAAAGAGGTGACAATGATAACGCCGAGAAACTTCTTCGTGAAATGATATCTAGAGGCCTATTGCAAGGATAA